In a genomic window of Myxococcales bacterium:
- a CDS encoding bifunctional shikimate kinase/3-dehydroquinate synthase, with protein sequence MPDVPVFLIGFAAAGKTSVGRRLADALGRRLIDLDDAIAAAAGQPVPALVAADEPGFRRREAAALAEAAAAPDAPIVATGGGAAAHGDNLARMQAAGVVIALDVSLATARDRAAPGTRPLLERPAAEVEALFRRRAPIYRRAHATIATAGRSVAEVAAAAADAVARVGSTTPRHPWVALGDRSYPIVIDDRPLTELLAPHVRPGRHALITDRNLAPWTGPVAAALAGHGAELHVEVIAPGEASKSLATYEALCAALIAAGLDRGGTIYALGGGVVGDLAGFVAATLYRGLDVVHLPTTLVAMTDAAIGGKTAVDLPAGKNLIGAFHQPRAVLAHLPTLGTLPPRERAAGFGELWKYALLDGEALWTAVEALAPWARTDGPAPAGTAAVITAAATIKAAIVSADERERAGVRVLLNLGHTVGHAIEAAADWRLLHGEAVGLGLRAMARVSHRLGLAGADLEPRIVAALTATGLPAQLDPWLGPDVLGRIAVDKKRAGAEVRFVACAAPGDCQVVALPTTAFADLLRP encoded by the coding sequence ATGCCCGATGTCCCGGTGTTCCTGATCGGCTTCGCCGCCGCCGGCAAGACCTCGGTCGGCCGGCGGCTGGCCGACGCGCTCGGCCGGCGGCTGATCGATCTCGACGACGCGATCGCCGCCGCGGCCGGGCAGCCGGTGCCGGCGCTGGTGGCGGCCGACGAGCCCGGGTTCCGGCGGCGCGAGGCCGCGGCGCTGGCCGAGGCCGCCGCAGCCCCCGACGCGCCGATCGTCGCCACCGGCGGCGGCGCCGCGGCCCACGGCGACAACCTCGCGCGCATGCAGGCGGCGGGCGTGGTGATCGCGCTCGACGTGTCGCTGGCCACCGCGCGCGACCGCGCCGCGCCCGGCACCCGCCCGCTGCTCGAGCGGCCGGCGGCCGAGGTCGAGGCGCTGTTCCGCCGGCGCGCGCCGATCTACCGGCGCGCCCACGCCACGATCGCCACCGCCGGGCGCAGCGTCGCCGAGGTCGCCGCGGCCGCGGCCGACGCGGTCGCGCGGGTCGGGTCGACCACGCCCCGGCACCCGTGGGTCGCGCTCGGGGACCGCAGCTACCCGATCGTCATCGACGACCGTCCGCTGACCGAGCTGCTGGCGCCGCACGTGCGCCCCGGGCGCCACGCGCTCATCACCGATCGCAACCTCGCGCCCTGGACCGGTCCGGTGGCCGCCGCGCTGGCGGGCCACGGCGCCGAGCTCCACGTCGAGGTGATCGCGCCCGGCGAGGCCTCGAAGTCGCTCGCGACCTACGAGGCGCTGTGCGCGGCGCTGATCGCCGCCGGCCTCGATCGCGGCGGCACGATCTACGCGCTCGGCGGCGGCGTCGTCGGCGATCTGGCCGGGTTCGTGGCCGCGACGCTGTACCGCGGCCTCGACGTCGTCCACCTGCCGACGACCCTGGTGGCGATGACCGACGCCGCCATCGGCGGCAAGACCGCGGTCGATCTCCCCGCCGGCAAGAACCTGATCGGCGCGTTCCATCAGCCGCGCGCGGTGCTGGCCCACCTGCCGACGCTGGGGACCCTGCCGCCGCGCGAGCGCGCCGCCGGGTTCGGCGAGCTGTGGAAGTACGCGCTGCTCGACGGCGAGGCGCTGTGGACCGCGGTCGAGGCGCTGGCCCCCTGGGCGCGCACCGACGGGCCGGCGCCGGCCGGGACCGCCGCGGTCATCACCGCCGCCGCCACGATCAAGGCCGCGATCGTCAGCGCCGACGAGCGCGAGCGCGCCGGCGTCCGCGTGCTGCTCAACCTCGGCCACACCGTCGGCCACGCGATCGAGGCCGCCGCCGACTGGCGCCTGCTCCACGGCGAGGCGGTCGGGCTGGGCCTGCGGGCGATGGCCCGCGTCTCGCACCGGCTCGGCCTGGCCGGCGCCGACCTCGAGCCGCGGATCGTCGCCGCCCTGACCGCGACCGGCCTGCCGGCCCAGCTCGACCCCTGGCTCGGCCCCGACGTGCTGGGCCGGATCGCCGTCGACAAGAAGCGCGCTGGCGCCGAGGTGCGCTTCGTCGCCTGTGCCGCCCCGGGTGACTGCCAGGTGGTCGCCTTGCCTACCACCGCCTTCGCCGATCTTTTGCGGCCGTGA
- the pilQ gene encoding type IV pilus secretin PilQ yields MELDFKDADIHDLLRALARVGNVNIIVPDEIRAAVTVQLKRVPWDQALEVILASKGMWYRKEGNLYRIGDRKVLDAEDEAEAARRKALIELEAPRPEVFTLNYANAGDLSTKLAPLLSPKGKIEVDERTNSLIVNDVKANRSEIVDLAARLDTQTPQISIEARIVEARSNFKREFGIQWGGRANASAAGGNATGLIFPSSLGFLGAGDDPTTKGAPGLATPTDFAVNLPVTPNGALGMTLGSVGGNVDINLRLSAMEDSGTARIISAPKVTVLNNVEATMKQGVRIPISQTSAQGTQTVFVEANLELKVTPYVSQRDCAVVMDVQVIKAEPNFARLGARGDPTIENREAQSRILVADGETSVMGGIYTRNTSLTYNKIPVLGDIPVLGWLFKSRREADDRAELLIFITPKITNKASLRCQP; encoded by the coding sequence ATCGAGCTCGACTTCAAGGACGCCGACATCCACGACCTGCTGCGCGCGCTGGCGCGGGTCGGCAACGTCAACATCATCGTGCCCGACGAGATCCGCGCGGCGGTGACCGTGCAGCTCAAGCGCGTGCCCTGGGACCAGGCGCTCGAGGTCATCCTCGCGTCGAAGGGCATGTGGTACCGCAAGGAGGGCAACCTCTACCGCATCGGCGACCGCAAGGTGCTCGACGCCGAGGACGAGGCCGAGGCCGCGCGCCGCAAGGCGCTGATCGAACTCGAGGCCCCGCGGCCCGAGGTGTTCACCCTCAACTACGCCAACGCGGGCGACCTCTCGACCAAGCTGGCGCCGCTGCTGTCGCCGAAGGGCAAGATCGAGGTCGACGAGCGCACGAACTCGCTGATCGTCAACGACGTCAAGGCCAACCGGTCCGAGATCGTCGACCTGGCGGCGCGGCTCGACACCCAGACGCCGCAGATCTCGATCGAGGCGCGCATCGTCGAGGCCCGCAGCAACTTCAAGCGCGAGTTCGGCATCCAGTGGGGCGGCCGCGCCAACGCCAGCGCCGCCGGCGGCAACGCCACCGGCCTGATCTTCCCGTCGAGCCTCGGCTTCCTCGGCGCCGGCGACGACCCGACCACCAAGGGCGCGCCCGGCCTGGCGACCCCGACCGACTTCGCCGTCAACCTGCCGGTCACGCCCAACGGCGCGCTCGGCATGACGCTGGGCTCGGTCGGCGGCAACGTCGACATCAACCTGCGCCTGTCGGCGATGGAGGACAGCGGCACGGCGCGCATCATCTCGGCGCCCAAGGTCACCGTGCTCAACAACGTCGAGGCGACGATGAAGCAGGGCGTCCGCATCCCGATCTCGCAGACCTCGGCCCAGGGCACCCAGACCGTGTTCGTCGAGGCCAACCTCGAGCTCAAGGTCACGCCGTACGTGTCGCAGCGCGACTGCGCGGTCGTGATGGACGTCCAGGTGATCAAGGCCGAGCCCAACTTCGCGCGGCTCGGCGCCCGTGGCGACCCGACGATCGAGAACCGCGAGGCCCAGAGCCGGATCCTGGTCGCCGACGGCGAGACCTCGGTGATGGGCGGCATCTACACCCGCAACACCAGCCTCACCTACAACAAGATCCCGGTGCTCGGTGACATCCCGGTGCTCGGGTGGCTGTTCAAGAGCCGCCGCGAGGCCGACGACCGCGCCGAGCTCTTGATCTTCATCACGCCCAAGATCACCAACAAGGCGTCGCTGCGCTGCCAGCCGTGA
- a CDS encoding AMIN domain-containing protein yields MPELKLRTWIIALVAVIVVGRTPPASAGPRNQIGAVTIDTDRGTTTIRVRGSDTPTFTVYKLERPTRVVVDLASAELAEAVRGDEPAITYSVGAWAVGQVVAMGLEDGSSSVRVVATLARPGRYDVKADGTDVVIKIVARDPAPATASADELAAAQAAAATAKADAARMTATAQAATAQAATAQREAATAKREAEAAKATARAELARATQAQAAAEAAQRAAASADQADRGRAAQQLAAAQAEATRTKAAAQAAAQAATRAQAAAHATQVAAEAELARAKQMTDDATREAARIRASAQGDAQKTRADAARDVAAAKAASDRDRAAASAARIEADRDVAAAKAASDRDRAAASAARIEADRMLAAAKAAQQRVEDDARAAASRAADASAAQRAAEARQQAAEAAAATAARERATAEAALKAATAQKANAAGASGDARKARADADAAMKVAQAQLAKADGARADAARARAAAETAVVAARREAADARVAVDGARTAQAAAEAATAKAVRERAAAELRASEMTAAADQAEARKRTAERAAAAATAAAATAAAEQTSAQDAAAAAQRAAIAAQQAAADARAKREVEERAAAAARTAATQTIADARAKREAEERAAAAARASAARSVADAAAQRAADEAAAASARAAAASARAAAAQTLADARAQREAEARAADQSTASARAAAERALAETRAKREAEERALAEARAARAAEEQAAKAATTARATADAQRAAAERAATELKQSLAAEDRRGRGRARQGPRRHRRPRRRRPQPRLGRRPRPRRRRGPPPDRGGHRRDHRARRPHPRGQRAP; encoded by the coding sequence ATGCCCGAGCTCAAGCTTCGCACCTGGATCATCGCGCTGGTCGCCGTCATCGTCGTCGGACGAACGCCGCCGGCGAGCGCGGGACCTCGCAACCAGATCGGAGCCGTCACGATCGACACCGATCGCGGCACGACGACGATCCGCGTCCGGGGATCGGACACGCCGACGTTCACCGTCTACAAGCTCGAACGGCCGACCCGCGTCGTCGTCGACCTGGCCAGCGCCGAGCTGGCCGAGGCGGTGCGCGGCGACGAGCCGGCGATCACCTACTCGGTCGGGGCCTGGGCCGTCGGCCAGGTGGTGGCGATGGGGCTCGAGGACGGCAGCTCGTCGGTCCGCGTGGTCGCGACCCTGGCCCGGCCGGGGCGCTACGACGTCAAGGCCGACGGCACGGACGTCGTCATCAAGATCGTCGCGCGCGATCCGGCGCCGGCGACCGCGTCGGCGGACGAGCTCGCCGCGGCGCAGGCGGCGGCGGCGACGGCCAAGGCCGACGCCGCGCGCATGACCGCCACGGCGCAGGCCGCGACCGCGCAGGCGGCGACCGCGCAGCGCGAGGCCGCGACCGCGAAGCGTGAGGCCGAGGCCGCGAAGGCCACGGCGCGGGCCGAGCTCGCGCGCGCGACCCAGGCGCAGGCAGCGGCCGAGGCGGCCCAGCGCGCCGCCGCGTCGGCGGACCAGGCCGATCGCGGCCGCGCCGCCCAGCAGCTGGCCGCGGCCCAGGCCGAGGCGACCCGAACCAAGGCGGCGGCCCAGGCCGCGGCGCAGGCGGCGACGCGCGCGCAGGCGGCGGCCCACGCGACCCAGGTCGCGGCCGAGGCCGAGCTGGCCCGCGCCAAGCAGATGACCGACGACGCCACCCGCGAGGCCGCGCGCATCCGCGCCTCGGCCCAGGGCGACGCCCAGAAGACCCGCGCCGACGCGGCCCGCGACGTCGCCGCCGCCAAGGCCGCCAGCGATCGCGATCGCGCGGCCGCGAGCGCCGCCCGGATCGAGGCCGACCGCGACGTCGCCGCCGCCAAGGCCGCCAGCGATCGCGATCGCGCGGCCGCCAGCGCCGCCCGGATCGAGGCGGACCGCATGCTCGCCGCTGCCAAGGCCGCGCAGCAGCGCGTCGAGGATGACGCCCGCGCCGCCGCCAGCCGCGCCGCCGATGCCAGCGCGGCCCAGCGCGCCGCCGAGGCCCGGCAGCAGGCCGCCGAGGCCGCGGCCGCCACCGCCGCGCGCGAGCGCGCCACCGCCGAGGCGGCGCTCAAGGCCGCCACCGCCCAGAAGGCCAACGCGGCCGGCGCCTCGGGCGACGCCCGCAAGGCCCGCGCCGACGCCGACGCCGCGATGAAGGTCGCCCAGGCGCAGCTGGCCAAGGCCGACGGCGCACGCGCCGACGCCGCGCGGGCGCGCGCGGCCGCCGAGACCGCGGTCGTGGCCGCGCGCCGCGAGGCCGCGGACGCCCGCGTCGCCGTCGACGGCGCGCGCACCGCCCAGGCCGCCGCCGAGGCCGCGACCGCCAAGGCCGTGCGCGAGCGCGCCGCCGCGGAGCTGCGCGCGTCGGAGATGACCGCCGCGGCCGATCAGGCCGAGGCGCGCAAGCGCACCGCCGAGCGCGCCGCCGCCGCGGCCACCGCCGCCGCGGCCACCGCCGCCGCGGAGCAGACGAGCGCGCAGGACGCCGCGGCCGCCGCCCAGCGCGCCGCCATCGCCGCCCAGCAGGCCGCCGCCGACGCCCGCGCCAAGCGCGAGGTCGAGGAGCGCGCCGCCGCGGCCGCCCGCACCGCCGCCACGCAGACCATCGCCGACGCCCGCGCCAAGCGCGAGGCCGAGGAGCGCGCCGCCGCGGCCGCCCGGGCCAGCGCCGCGCGCTCGGTCGCCGACGCGGCCGCCCAGCGCGCCGCGGATGAGGCCGCCGCCGCGTCGGCCCGCGCCGCCGCCGCGTCGGCCCGCGCGGCCGCCGCCCAGACCCTCGCCGACGCCCGCGCGCAGCGCGAGGCTGAGGCCCGGGCCGCCGATCAGTCCACCGCCAGCGCCCGCGCCGCGGCCGAGCGCGCGCTGGCCGAGACCCGCGCCAAGCGCGAGGCCGAGGAGCGCGCGCTGGCCGAGGCCCGCGCCGCGCGCGCCGCCGAGGAGCAGGCCGCCAAGGCCGCGACCACCGCGCGCGCCACCGCCGACGCGCAGCGCGCCGCCGCGGAGCGCGCCGCCACCGAGCTCAAGCAGTCGCTCGCCGCCGAGGACCGCCGCGGCCGAGGCCGCGCGCGCCAAGGCCCGCGCCGCCACCGACGCCCGCGCCGCCGCCGCCCGCAGCCACGCCTCGGCCGACGACCGCGCCCGCGCCGACGCCGAGGTCCGCCGCCTGACCGCGGCGGCCACCGCCGCGACCACCGCGCTCGCCGCCCGCACCCGCGAGGTCAGCGAGCGCCGTGA
- a CDS encoding PilN domain-containing protein — protein MIKINLLPQRKPRRQAEPGQFEVGLVMAGMAAAAAVMFFAVHRPLAAKRDRIKAEVAELSDKNARATKKVADLPALKAAVDAETKRKESIDRLVGTTVLPDNVLHELSRILTSEGPTMSLAMTTLTGNTADGDPNKRFSADWDPKHVWITSFTTKGDTFTLEGGAQAESDIPQLAKRMAASVYFNEVTSPKSERVEPTNQVGAGTAAYYKFTLSGKVLY, from the coding sequence ATGATCAAGATCAACCTACTTCCTCAGCGCAAGCCTCGGCGGCAGGCGGAGCCCGGTCAGTTCGAGGTCGGGCTGGTCATGGCCGGCATGGCCGCGGCGGCCGCGGTCATGTTCTTCGCGGTCCACCGACCCCTGGCGGCCAAGCGCGATCGCATCAAGGCCGAGGTGGCCGAGCTGTCCGACAAGAACGCGCGCGCGACCAAGAAGGTCGCCGACCTGCCGGCGCTCAAGGCCGCGGTCGACGCCGAGACGAAGCGCAAGGAGTCGATCGATCGCCTGGTCGGGACCACGGTCCTGCCCGACAACGTCCTGCACGAGCTGTCGCGGATCCTCACCAGCGAGGGGCCGACGATGTCGCTGGCCATGACCACGCTCACCGGCAACACCGCCGACGGCGATCCCAACAAGCGGTTCTCGGCCGACTGGGATCCCAAGCACGTCTGGATCACGAGCTTCACGACCAAGGGTGACACCTTCACGCTCGAGGGTGGCGCCCAGGCCGAGTCGGACATCCCGCAGCTCGCGAAGCGGATGGCGGCCTCGGTGTACTTCAACGAGGTGACCTCGCCCAAGAGCGAGCGGGTCGAGCCGACCAACCAGGTCGGGGCGGGCACCGCGGCCTACTACAAGTTCACGCTGAGCGGAAAGGTGCTGTACTGA
- the pilO gene encoding type 4a pilus biogenesis protein PilO translates to MAGALAEFSRRPPGTRAAIYAGVAAALGLLYWQFGLSPVRSAVKDAEEARDSANGQARELAKQKKERDELVATQEELKSQIEQNQKALPTDAEMPAFFDMLARKFTQAGVQVNRREVKREISVENFVKAPVDVEIVGSYYQINQFFASLRPHTDAAAGKQGVGAGEKDRIVTIEDVTVSNPRVVNNRLLLTAKFTASTFRAIAPPPPPTPAPAPAPAPGAAPATGAAPTTGGPDPATSKGPLTPASAKRAVEDSNAAAEQRVREAGQEPPPAGSGVDRLKGGQ, encoded by the coding sequence ATGGCCGGCGCACTCGCAGAGTTCTCGCGGCGTCCGCCCGGGACGCGGGCCGCGATCTACGCCGGCGTCGCCGCGGCGCTGGGGCTCCTGTACTGGCAGTTCGGCCTGTCGCCGGTGCGGTCCGCCGTCAAGGACGCCGAGGAGGCCCGCGACAGCGCGAACGGCCAGGCCCGCGAGCTGGCCAAGCAGAAGAAGGAGCGCGACGAGCTGGTCGCGACCCAGGAGGAGCTCAAGTCCCAGATCGAGCAGAACCAGAAGGCGCTGCCGACCGACGCCGAGATGCCCGCGTTCTTCGACATGCTGGCGCGCAAGTTCACCCAGGCCGGCGTCCAGGTGAACCGACGCGAGGTCAAGCGCGAGATCTCGGTCGAGAACTTCGTCAAGGCGCCGGTCGACGTCGAGATCGTCGGCAGCTACTACCAGATCAATCAGTTCTTCGCGTCGCTGCGGCCGCACACCGACGCGGCCGCCGGCAAGCAGGGCGTGGGGGCGGGTGAGAAGGATCGCATCGTCACGATCGAGGACGTGACCGTCTCCAACCCCCGGGTCGTGAACAACCGGCTCCTGCTGACCGCGAAGTTCACCGCCTCGACGTTCCGCGCCATCGCGCCGCCGCCGCCGCCGACGCCCGCGCCCGCGCCCGCGCCCGCGCCCGGCGCCGCCCCGGCCACCGGCGCGGCGCCGACGACCGGCGGGCCGGATCCGGCGACGTCCAAGGGCCCGCTGACCCCGGCCTCGGCCAAGCGCGCGGTCGAGGACAGCAACGCCGCCGCCGAGCAGCGCGTGCGCGAGGCCGGCCAGGAGCCGCCGCCCGCGGGCAGCGGCGTCGACCGCCTGAAGGGAGGCCAGTGA
- the pilM gene encoding type IV pilus assembly protein PilM, whose amino-acid sequence MAKNCIGLDIGSSSIKAVQLKKSRTGYALTAFGMQPLVPQTIVDGAIMDQAAVVEAIRALWSRLKLRQKDVAIAIAGHSVIIKKIAVPQTRADDLDNQIKQEAEHHIPFAKDDVEIDYHVVNPQNPMGQTELLLVAAKRETVADYVQVVRDAALTPHVVDVASFASQNGFELNYALDPRETAVIITIGAAISNINIVRGGASLFTRDVTIGGNAFTEEIQKQLGVSADEAEAYKVGGSYDEHGVVPQEVERIIEGVAEVIAGEFQRSLDFFMATSADANVTRVCLAGGTAKVAALHRAIERRSRLTVEVIDSWKRVEIDPGLDRGYLAAHSPEALVGLGLALRSPGDK is encoded by the coding sequence ATGGCGAAGAACTGCATAGGCCTCGACATCGGCTCGAGCAGCATCAAGGCGGTGCAGCTCAAGAAGTCCCGCACCGGCTATGCGCTGACCGCGTTCGGGATGCAGCCGCTGGTGCCGCAGACCATCGTCGATGGCGCGATCATGGATCAGGCCGCCGTGGTGGAGGCGATCCGCGCGCTCTGGAGCCGGCTCAAGCTGCGCCAGAAGGACGTCGCGATCGCGATCGCGGGCCACTCGGTCATCATCAAGAAGATCGCGGTGCCGCAGACCCGGGCCGATGATCTGGACAACCAGATCAAGCAAGAGGCCGAGCACCACATCCCGTTCGCCAAGGACGACGTCGAGATCGACTACCACGTCGTCAACCCGCAGAACCCGATGGGCCAGACCGAGCTGCTGCTGGTCGCGGCCAAGCGCGAGACCGTGGCCGACTACGTCCAGGTCGTGCGCGACGCCGCGTTGACCCCGCACGTGGTCGACGTGGCCTCGTTCGCCAGCCAGAACGGGTTCGAGCTCAACTACGCCCTCGACCCGCGCGAGACCGCCGTGATCATCACGATCGGCGCCGCGATCTCGAACATCAACATCGTCCGCGGCGGCGCCAGCCTGTTCACGCGCGACGTGACGATCGGTGGCAACGCGTTCACCGAGGAGATCCAGAAGCAGCTCGGGGTGTCGGCCGACGAGGCCGAGGCCTACAAGGTCGGCGGCAGCTACGACGAGCACGGCGTCGTGCCGCAGGAGGTCGAGCGGATCATCGAGGGCGTCGCCGAGGTGATCGCCGGCGAGTTCCAGCGCTCGCTCGACTTCTTCATGGCGACCTCGGCCGACGCCAACGTCACCCGGGTGTGCCTGGCCGGCGGCACCGCCAAGGTCGCCGCGCTGCACCGCGCGATCGAGCGCCGCAGCCGCCTGACCGTCGAGGTCATCGACAGCTGGAAGCGGGTCGAGATCGACCCCGGCCTCGATCGGGGCTACCTCGCGGCGCACTCGCCCGAGGCCCTGGTCGGGCTCGGCCTGGCGCTGCGATCGCCGGGAGACAAGTGA